A region of Vanessa tameamea isolate UH-Manoa-2023 chromosome 21, ilVanTame1 primary haplotype, whole genome shotgun sequence DNA encodes the following proteins:
- the LOC113395242 gene encoding O-acyltransferase like protein-like — translation MVSRLLCFLCVLVAVTGITDEQYYSMPRLFELDDYDECQASRGAFCVGSFHLSSQKYNRLLNMIQTVSEDKHKFNHTVIHRGYCVTKTCAHISGEFLPEIFEECVHNLTKTKYKLDAKLLNLDNCKTSTSSPKMPLDVYDLIFASITGLILIANLVGTAYELLRSSDDKPNRFLIAWSLISNWRRLTANYDKTDSRFDALTPVHGMKAITLVFVILAHSIIAHHMTYIHNPRFLEKGITHPLSILLYNGTTVVQTFIILSSFLLAYNVMLSLDTDPKKKLNIQIWGQMILHRIVRIMPLNMFVMGLTATWWRFSSDGPLWSSLVEAESARCRRKWWTNVLFINNLVGPDDRCLIQTWFLAVDMQLYVITSLLLIFLARKPQIAIKILASLFVIAIIANYYLAYYLDLKSILFIARPELIRAQYTGVPSFNWQYAAAWGSLPAALLGLLLAFLHRALTTSGYQLQQNKCYRVLYRLSVPSILLWIMCGYFVRDSSSKTLVTLYTAFDRPVFSIIMVIAMLGFFLKIDRIYWQVLTWRIWQILSRMSLSVFLVHWCYNLTFLAIKTNLARVSVFEIGGHIFTSIVMTYVTSLPLYLMVEIPAQKVLQTLYTS, via the exons ATGAGCAATACTACTCCATGCCACGGCTCTTCGAGCTGGACGACTACGATGAGTGTCAGGCCTCGCGCGGTGCCTTCTGTGTCGGCTCCTTCCACCTCTCCTCGCAGAAGTACAACCGCCTCCTCAATATGATACAG ACCGTCTCTGAAGACAAGCACAAGTTCAACCACACGGTCATCCACCGTGGCTACTGCGTGACCAAGACGTGCGCTCACATCTCTGGCGAATTCCTCCCTGAGATTTTTGAAGAGTGTGTCCACAACCTCACGAAAACGAAATACAAGTTGGACGCGAAACTACTCAACTTGGACAACTGCAAGACCAGCACGAGTTCTCCTAAAATGCCTTTGGATGTATATGATCTCATATTCGCGAGTATCACTGGCCTCATATTAATAGCCAATTTAGTTGGGACAGCATATGAACTACTTCGTAGCTCGGATGATAAac cAAATCGCTTCCTGATCGCGTGGTCGCTGATAAGTAACTGGAGGCGGCTGACGGCTAACTATGACAAGACAGACTCCCGGTTTGATGCGCTCACGCCGGTGCATGGAATGAA AGCGATCACACTCGTTTTTGTGATTCTAGCGCACTCAATCATAGCCCATCACATGACGTATATACACAACCCACGGTTCCTGGAAAAG GGAATTACCCATCCCCTATCAATACTCCTTTACAACGGGACCACTGTGGTCCAGACCTTCATCATCCTGTCGTCCTTCCTGCTGGCCTATAATGTGATGCTATCGCTGGATACTGATCCCAAGAAGAAACTGAACATCCAAATATGGGGGCAGATGATACTCCACAGGATCGTGAG GATAATGCCATTGAACATGTTCGTGATGGGTCTGACTGCAACGTGGTGGCGCTTCTCCAGCGACGGTCCGCTCTGGTCCTCGCTGGTGGAGGCGGAGAGCGCACGCTGCCGTCGCAAGTGGTGGACGAATGTACTCTTCATTAATAACCTCGTCGGCCCTGATGATAGATGCCTGATACAGACTTG GTTTCTAGCAGTTGACATGCAACTCTACGTAATAACCTCTCTGCTACTTATATTCTTGGCACGAAAACCGCAAATCGCGATAAAAATTCTGGCAAGCCTGTTTGTGATCGCTATAATTGCCAACTACTACTTGGCCTACTACTTGGATCTGAAGTCTATCCTCTTCATTGCTCGTCCCGA ACTCATCCGAGCACAATACACCGGAGTGCCGTCGTTTAACTGGCAGTACGCGGCGGCGTGGGGGAGTCTGCCTGCCGCGCTGCTCGGCCTGCTGCTCGCGTTCCTGCACCGCGCTCTCACCACAAGTGGCTACCAACTCCAACAGAACAAA TGCTACCGCGTGCTGTACCGCTTGTCTGTGCCGAGTATTCTGCTATGGATAATGTGCGGATACTTCGTCAGGGACTCATCTTCGAAGACCTTAGTCACGCTCTACACGGCGTTCGACCGGCCCGTCTTCTCCATCATCATGGTCATCGCCATGTTAGGATTCTTCTTAAAAATTGATC GTATTTACTGGCAGGTGTTGACTTGGCGGATATGGCAGATCCTTAGCCGAATGTCGCTGTCCGTATTCCTCGTGCACTGGTGTTACAACCTGACATTCCTCGCTATCAAGACGAACCTCGCTCGTGTATCGGTGTTCGAAATT GGCGGACATATCTTCACTTCAATAGTTATGACGTACGTCACGTCTCTGCCACTCTACCTCATGGTGGAAATCCCGGCACAGAAGGTATTACAGACGCTATATACTTCATAG
- the LOC113395230 gene encoding uncharacterized protein LOC113395230 isoform X2 — protein sequence MGNHNTHEKSGTEGGGSGTSTPRGSTRGTRSGSSGELQGQQEKTESQTTSLVPVEKLGKLLAHRSQKEDGINGVTEKSFTKYLFPKYPDLARQFYNYIHGSGKCKNKHVPLSTFRQQCEKILAMLDDSVIIETYVRMFSVDADEGTVTPDDLRSLLYISYKLSMDHYPEGPQTCFMVNKTLTAVLRGCFNNKDSHSVGFVVRWLEEHCHRLIFPVHRYCVHVLATRHRDVETLAARADGGALELGTPVLERSAWGSPALPVSAAWLLAATAPPLYSRPLRAPPPPAGSAAAWLARLVCALPSHWAPLYASREHGLGANRFLHHTLAYRGPTLVVLEGGSGPDALTLVVCAAQEWRDTHQYWGTPDCALVQLYPTYALVEQAPKMLYLNSCIRGYPKGLRAGSDPRKPLLVVNEGFDSFTFKGVPYSLAAIEVWGCGEQSLRDAQIEVKKWQVREAERQRQVKISAADWIEHPDRYLLELAGRPQYNNSSS from the exons ATGGGTAATCATAATACGCATGAAAAAAGCGGGACGGAAGGTGGTGGTAGTGGTACTAGTACCCCTAGAGGGTCTACTAGAGGAACTCGATCAGGGTCTAGTGGTGAATTGCAAGGCCAGCAGGAAAAGACTGAGAGCCAGACGACGTCTTTAGTGCCCGTGGAAAAACTCGGCAAG CTCCTCGCACATCGCTCACAGAAAGAAGATGGCATCAACGGCGTCACGGAAAAATCATTTACC AAATACTTATTTCCAAAATACCCGGACCTCGCGCGACAGTTCTACAATTATATCCACGGGAGTGGGAAATGTAAGAACAAGCACGTGCCGCTGTCCACGTTCAGACAGCAGTGCGAGAAGATACTGGCCATGTTGGACGACAGCGTTATCATCGAAACTTATGTTCG AATGTTCAGTGTAGACGCGGACGAAGGTACCGTGACGCCGGATGACCTCAGAAGTCTCCTATACATCAGCTACAAACTCTCGATGGACCACTACCCTGAGGGACCGCAGACTTGCTTTATG GTCAACAAAACGTTGACGGCGGTGCTCAGAGGCTGCTTCAACAACAAGGACTCCCACAGCGTCGGCTTCGTAGTGCGCTGGCTCGAGGAGCACTGCCACAGGCTCATATTCCCCGTTCACAG GTACTGCGTGCACGTGCTGGCCACGCGGCACCGCGACGTGGAGACGCTGGCGGCGCGCGCGGACGGCGGCGCGCTGGAGCTGGGCACGCCCGTGCTGGAGCGCAGCGCGTGGGGCTCGCCCGCGCTGCCCGTGTCGGCGGCGTGGCTGCTGGCCGCCACCGCGCCGCCGCTCTACAGCCGCCCGctgcgcgcgccgccgccgcccgccggcTCGGCCGCCGCCTGGCTGGCGCGCCTCGTGTGCGCGCTGCCCTCGCACTGGGCGCCGCTCTACGCGTCGCGCGAGCACGGCCTGGGCGCCAACCGCTTCCTGCACCACACGCTGGCCTACCGCGGGCCCACGCTGGTCGTGCTGGAGGGCGGCTCCGGCCCCGACGCGCTCACGCTAGTGGTGTGCGCGGCGCAGGAGTGGCGCGACACGCACCAGTACTGGGGCACGCCCGACTGCGCGCTCGTGCAGCTCTACCCCAC ATACGCGCTGGTGGAGCAGGCGCCCAAGATGCTGTACCTGAACTCGTGTATCCGCGGGTACCCGAAGGGCCTGCGCGCGGGGTCGGACCCGCGCAAGCCGCTGCTCGTCGTCAACGAGGGCTTCGACTCGTTCACTTTCAAGGGCGTGCCCTACTCGCTCGCCGCTATCGAG GTGTGGGGTTGCGGTGAGCAGTCCCTGAGAGACGCCCAAATCGAAGTTAAAAAATGGCAAGTACGAGAAGCGGAGAGACAACGTCAG GTAAAGATATCTGCGGCAGATTGGATCGAACACCCCGACCGGTATCTCCTGGAGCTAGCTGGCCGACCGCAGTACAACAACTCCTCCAGCTAG
- the LOC113395230 gene encoding uncharacterized protein LOC113395230 isoform X1, translating to MLSLHSLACNLVSLRLQSYLKSGLKSISIRVHLIADYRTCVASICCGKFILIEMDRFVVVAKDLSCTLVGIKVRRQKPKKTLKIKTTCKLLAHRSQKEDGINGVTEKSFTKYLFPKYPDLARQFYNYIHGSGKCKNKHVPLSTFRQQCEKILAMLDDSVIIETYVRMFSVDADEGTVTPDDLRSLLYISYKLSMDHYPEGPQTCFMVNKTLTAVLRGCFNNKDSHSVGFVVRWLEEHCHRLIFPVHRYCVHVLATRHRDVETLAARADGGALELGTPVLERSAWGSPALPVSAAWLLAATAPPLYSRPLRAPPPPAGSAAAWLARLVCALPSHWAPLYASREHGLGANRFLHHTLAYRGPTLVVLEGGSGPDALTLVVCAAQEWRDTHQYWGTPDCALVQLYPTYALVEQAPKMLYLNSCIRGYPKGLRAGSDPRKPLLVVNEGFDSFTFKGVPYSLAAIEVWGCGEQSLRDAQIEVKKWQVREAERQRQVKISAADWIEHPDRYLLELAGRPQYNNSSS from the exons ATGTTATCTTTGCACAGTTTAGCGTGTAATTTAGTATCGCTTCGGCTTCAATCTTATCTGAAATCTGGACTTAAGTCTATTTCGATTCGTGTTCATTTGATTGCTGATTATCGAACGTGTGTCGCGTCTATTTGTTGTGGTAAATTTATTCTCATCGAAATGGATCGTTTCGTAGTCGTCGCTAAAGATTTGAGCTGCACGTTAGTTGGTATAAAAGTGAGGCGACAGAAACCTAAGaagactttaaaaattaaaactacttgTAAG CTCCTCGCACATCGCTCACAGAAAGAAGATGGCATCAACGGCGTCACGGAAAAATCATTTACC AAATACTTATTTCCAAAATACCCGGACCTCGCGCGACAGTTCTACAATTATATCCACGGGAGTGGGAAATGTAAGAACAAGCACGTGCCGCTGTCCACGTTCAGACAGCAGTGCGAGAAGATACTGGCCATGTTGGACGACAGCGTTATCATCGAAACTTATGTTCG AATGTTCAGTGTAGACGCGGACGAAGGTACCGTGACGCCGGATGACCTCAGAAGTCTCCTATACATCAGCTACAAACTCTCGATGGACCACTACCCTGAGGGACCGCAGACTTGCTTTATG GTCAACAAAACGTTGACGGCGGTGCTCAGAGGCTGCTTCAACAACAAGGACTCCCACAGCGTCGGCTTCGTAGTGCGCTGGCTCGAGGAGCACTGCCACAGGCTCATATTCCCCGTTCACAG GTACTGCGTGCACGTGCTGGCCACGCGGCACCGCGACGTGGAGACGCTGGCGGCGCGCGCGGACGGCGGCGCGCTGGAGCTGGGCACGCCCGTGCTGGAGCGCAGCGCGTGGGGCTCGCCCGCGCTGCCCGTGTCGGCGGCGTGGCTGCTGGCCGCCACCGCGCCGCCGCTCTACAGCCGCCCGctgcgcgcgccgccgccgcccgccggcTCGGCCGCCGCCTGGCTGGCGCGCCTCGTGTGCGCGCTGCCCTCGCACTGGGCGCCGCTCTACGCGTCGCGCGAGCACGGCCTGGGCGCCAACCGCTTCCTGCACCACACGCTGGCCTACCGCGGGCCCACGCTGGTCGTGCTGGAGGGCGGCTCCGGCCCCGACGCGCTCACGCTAGTGGTGTGCGCGGCGCAGGAGTGGCGCGACACGCACCAGTACTGGGGCACGCCCGACTGCGCGCTCGTGCAGCTCTACCCCAC ATACGCGCTGGTGGAGCAGGCGCCCAAGATGCTGTACCTGAACTCGTGTATCCGCGGGTACCCGAAGGGCCTGCGCGCGGGGTCGGACCCGCGCAAGCCGCTGCTCGTCGTCAACGAGGGCTTCGACTCGTTCACTTTCAAGGGCGTGCCCTACTCGCTCGCCGCTATCGAG GTGTGGGGTTGCGGTGAGCAGTCCCTGAGAGACGCCCAAATCGAAGTTAAAAAATGGCAAGTACGAGAAGCGGAGAGACAACGTCAG GTAAAGATATCTGCGGCAGATTGGATCGAACACCCCGACCGGTATCTCCTGGAGCTAGCTGGCCGACCGCAGTACAACAACTCCTCCAGCTAG